The Acidisarcina polymorpha genome includes the window GAGCGGCTCACAAATGTGACCAGGTAGACTTGGTGCCAGAGATCGGTATTCAACCTTTCAGATGCCAGTCTGGTGGTCCTAGTCTTTGACGAAACGATCACTTCCGGTTTCAAAATTCCATCGTTCTTCAACAAGGTTTGAGCCATACTCGTGGGCCAACCCCCACCACAATTTGGGCCGTGGCTTTTTCCAGACTGTGAAGCAGCATTGATGCTGGAAGCCAGAAGGAGTAAAGAAAGAAGCCTCGTCATATGGTGCCCTTCATGCTCGTTAACGGTCCGATCCCTCACCTAGTATCTAACGAACCGACATCAGACGTAATGATGCCGCTAGTATTGCATGCACACTGTAGAGATCCAGGCGCTTCTTTTCTATACTTACTGAAACGACCGTTTCAGCCGGTATTTCATTGTTCCGGTGATCCGAAGCTCAACATTGCTGATAACCATGGCGGGAATACGGGACGCGTCCGGAAGTCTCGTCAGCCAAAGAGATGCTCTTCTCGGAACGCCTTCAGTCCAGGAGAAGATGTTGCTTGCTGTCGTAGGATAAAGCGATAAAGCCGTGGGGAAGATAGAACCAGCGGTTTGGCAAAAACCCCATTGTGTGGTGCTTGACGGTCTGCGTGGTGTCGCCGCGCTCTGGGTTGTCATATTTCACTTTTCAGAGATGGTTATCTGAAAGTAACGTTGGCAGCTCCGGCCACCCTTTCGGACGCTACTTTCGAGATCGGCTGGCTAAGCTCGATCCTGCGTCACTTGGATTCAAATCTTCGCGCCGCAGGACGCCCGGCTTGCGACGTGAAGAGGTTGCCCAACGAGCCAACATCAGCTCGGCATGGTACATGTGCCTGGAGCAAGGACGGGGCGGAGCACCATCGGCTGAAGTACTCGACAATCTTGCGAAGGCGCTGCTGTTGAGCTGTTGACTGACGCGGAGCGCGAACATCTGTTTCTTATCGAGCTCGGCAGAGCGCCGGAAAGCCATTACAAGCAGCCCGACGGCATCGAACCAAGACTCCAACGTGTATTGGATAAACTCAGCCCCTCTCCGGCATTCATAAAGATCGCGACCTGGGATGTCGTCGCGTGGAACAAAGCAGCAATGGTCATCTGGCCAAATGGCCTGCCCCCGAAAGCACGTGTTCGCGAACGATTCCGACCCGGAACCTCACTCCAGAAAGGCATCTCAATGACTCTCTCTACTACGTTCGACGAGACCGCGATCAAGAAGACAATTGCCCGATACTTCGACGCGCTAAATCATAGCGATGTCGACGCAGCACTCACGCTTTATACAGACGATCCAGTGATGTTGCCGTTCCTTCAGCCCACCGTCGTCAGGAGGGAGGCCGTCCGACAAAATTATGAGGGCACCTTCCAGCACATCCAATTTGGATGGAAACGAGGATCCAGGAGTTGGTGGAGATGTCTCCAGAGTGGGCCTACGTACGGAGTCCGCTGGACTGTTCACACCGGCCACCACTCGAAAGGGCTCTTCGGCCACGTTTCACGGTTTCACGAACTTTCCTCCTTCCAAAACGAGCAAGGAGAATGGCGCATCGCGAGATATAGCTTTTCCCCCACTGCCGAGTTGCCCGCGTAATGAGTGCGTTGGTAGTAACGTTTTCCCGGGTAGACAGGCCCCTCGGCATACTCGTGCAGATCGGTGCGCAGATGCCGCACCAGGCCACATCGACCTGAAGCTGACCTGGAGGCGGATTGGGCATGTCCTGAATCCGACCATCAAGCCTGCCGTGCAACACTGCTGCTTTCAACGCTGACCTGCCGCGCTATTGACGCTTGATTCGCAGAGCTATGTCGATCTCGTAAGTTGGTGTCGTCAGTGTTCGAAGCCCGCCAGGATGCTTGAAGCTGGTGCTGGCCAGGATCGCATACGAGGCCGGGTCGATCCACTCCGCATTGTAATTGCCGGCTGGCAGGTTCGCGACCAGGTCTTCCTTGTAGCGACCGGGCTTGACGAGATAGACCGACCCTCTGCCTCCTTCGCCATGATGGATATAGAGGGCGTATTGCTTTCCGTATTCGCTCAATCCTCGGTACGAGGTATCAGGATCAATTCCGCTCACGATAAAGCCCCTGTCTGGAGCGGTCTTGACGAAGTCGAAACTCTCTAAAAACAGCTTAAGGTTACGCAGCGAGCCTAGCAGCCTTGCGTTGTCAGGCGTGTTCCCGGCAGGATCTTCAACTGTGTACAAACCGTTCAGCTGATTGAAGCCCGCTCCCCCGCCAACCATAAACTCCCAGGCTTCCACTCTTGATGCCGCGACTGCATCGCCGGAATACAGGGGGTAGTATTCGGTCTCATTTTGTTCGATCGGCTTGTTGCGCAGGTATTCGAAGGTGAGACCTTTCATGCCCCCCATCTCGTCATCACTGGTGTGCCATACGTACTGCGTAACGATGACTGAATTGGCAGGTTTGCTCGACAAATCGACCGGACCATTCACCGGCCCCTGTACCTCCTGCCCAATCAGATGCTTGTTAGGAAGTCCGGCTTCGGCTTTGTAGGTGGTCTCCAACATATGGGCCACCCATGGGCCGGCTTCCTCAAGTGGAGTGAAGAGCGCGGGCTCGTCGCACACTTCGAGAATTACGTTATCAAATCCATTCACTTCCGTGACGAT containing:
- a CDS encoding YybH family protein → MTLSTTFDETAIKKTIARYFDALNHSDVDAALTLYTDDPVMLPFLQPTVVRREAVRQNYEGTFQHIQFGWKRGSRSWWRCLQSGPTYGVRWTVHTGHHSKGLFGHVSRFHELSSFQNEQGEWRIARYSFSPTAELPA